The Apus apus isolate bApuApu2 chromosome 21, bApuApu2.pri.cur, whole genome shotgun sequence genome has a segment encoding these proteins:
- the PTP4A2 gene encoding protein tyrosine phosphatase type IVA 2, with protein MNRPAPVEITYENMRFLITHNPTNATLGKFIEELTKYGVTTLVRVCEATYDKAPIEKEGIQVLDWPFDDGAPPPSQIVDDWFNLLKTKFREEPGCCVAVHCVAGLGRAPVLVALALIECGMKYEDAVQFIRQKRRGAFNSKQLLYLEKYRPKMRLRFRDANGHCCVQ; from the exons ATGAACCGTCCAGCCCCCGTGGAAATTACTTACGAGAACATGCGTTTCCTGATCACTCACAACCCAACCAACGCCACCCTCGGCAAGTTCATCGAG GAGCTGACGAAGTATGGGGTGACAACCTTGGTGCGAGTCTGTGAAGCCACGTATGATAAAGCTCCGATCGAAAAAGAAGGAATCCAAGTTCTA gACTGGCCGTTTGATGATGGAGCTCCACCCCCCAGTCAGATCGTTGACGACTGGTTCAACCTGTTGAAAACCAAATTTCGTGAAGAGCCTGGATGCTGTGTCGCTGTTCACTGTGTTGCAGGGTTGGGAAG GGCTCCTGTCCTGGTTGCACTTGCTCTCATTGAATGTGGAATGAAGTACGAAGATGCAGTTCAGTTTATAAGGCA GAAAAGGAGGGGAGCTTTCAATTCCAAACAGCTGCTTTACCTTGAGAAATACCGACCTAAGATGCGATTACGCTTCAGAGATGCCAACGGTCACTGCTGTgttcaataa